A stretch of Myroides oncorhynchi DNA encodes these proteins:
- a CDS encoding DUF6531 domain-containing protein, whose product MAILIKANRPELAAPVDPQLAAKHFDIIGGLDFHVLKVPWPVTPCPITPFSAVVFDPMDYIHCTIPAMPSYTSEGGFSLGAAPMGGTVKINGFYRAATNSSLVGLPSVPPVPGKFAKLAKIGKALNLLHFAIPHPLFLLPKFFHPHEGQISHGSKTVITQGENQSAQFCRAYSCQDVGKVLFNNPTGGFYLNYLTTVLVILPMGNPVLVGGVKEEKEQSWADLVNALMFMGLSKAAGFLGKKALKITGKLLTKTLSKIEGKFPKFKKFRDAVQPTICKYLGEPVDAASGHMTSYIAGFELPGVIPFKWEANYYSDSEYEGPLGKSIYHSYDMSLQIEQEDQCVIMSDTAGRPVVFPMLKPGERFFNPKEKYELHCDENGKYYVSDKEGLYYYFEANSSIAPSIRQLSKIVNRDGASIVFTYSKDGHLLEIRDSMYRVIKVSTDNKGCIESMSIDHPDLVDVSFTPVRYQYDNRGRMTRFYDAQNSYNELSWERHLIKSRKFNNGVVFSFEYDKQDRCTAAVNSAGLFSYYFAYYKGYTEVTNSIGSISTYYHKKGIVNRIVNSLSAEQLFVYDDADNLLVQVNEQGISTSYVYDERSNVVSIEQSSRGKVSLEYNDLDQPIVIKLPTGIVWLYEYNQTGKLIKKTNPLGKQVLYHYMEDGQIAGVRNVLGQDTYFNYHKGELVRIILPNGGSINYQYDRLGRCTEIQSPTGAQYFREYDLLGQVIKVSNQGGEATEIKYDSMGNAVVVKDAKRYVSMEYNFFGDVTVRSENKSQVRFTYDLEGNLTQVLNENYESYIFDLDSEGNVIKETGFDGIVHRYERDHTGRVRQKIKANGHIDTYSYNSAGNLTTILHQADQSYQEFDYDITGALIKANNKDAKVSFRYDVMGNLVEEKSNDHWIRNEYNDYGQRTKTTSSLGADIDLSYDPLKGLLDKLEVNGWSSSYEYNYLGQEINRAFSGGIAQESSYDKFGRLIRQDIKGKHGKNQRQRQYLWHGDTLAGIKDSVTGEKRFNHDIYGNLSEVIYGDGSVEYRPFDLVGNLYQSKQMKDRKYEKGGRLISKGNTKYKYDKLGNLIEKQLSRGEIWQYQWDESGMLSEVIRPDGHSVCFAYDALGRRLYKRYKKTTTHYVWDGNVPLHEYKNFDAREATADEIITWVFEEGNFAPMAKIKGDKRYSIVTDHLGTPILGYSDSGDKVWERELDSFGKARMSIGDEGFCNYLYQGQTLDRETGLAYNRFRYYSPEDGNYISQDPIGLAGGNPTLYGYVGDSSLWIDPFGLAACHDSGKAGEKAARKQLTAEGYTILGEQVTMKVNGKNIRADFVAIDPSGNIHVFEAKNGSGGLTTNQGNAGVYNMNTPSNPNGGNIDVSKGTQAQLEVNTNNRPRVGNKTDVKSATFHVLKYNESY is encoded by the coding sequence ATGGCAATATTAATAAAAGCAAACCGTCCTGAGCTTGCCGCGCCTGTAGACCCACAGTTAGCAGCGAAGCATTTTGACATTATTGGAGGACTAGATTTTCACGTCCTAAAGGTACCGTGGCCTGTTACTCCTTGTCCTATAACACCTTTCTCTGCAGTGGTATTTGATCCAATGGATTATATACATTGTACAATACCTGCTATGCCATCCTATACAAGTGAAGGTGGATTTAGTTTAGGTGCTGCACCAATGGGAGGAACAGTAAAAATTAATGGATTTTACAGAGCAGCTACTAATAGCTCCCTAGTAGGATTACCTAGTGTACCTCCAGTTCCAGGTAAATTTGCTAAGCTAGCCAAGATAGGTAAAGCACTTAATCTACTTCATTTTGCTATCCCTCATCCTTTATTTTTGTTACCTAAGTTTTTTCACCCTCATGAAGGGCAGATTTCACATGGTAGTAAGACCGTGATTACACAAGGAGAGAATCAGAGTGCTCAGTTCTGTAGGGCCTATTCGTGTCAAGATGTTGGTAAAGTGCTGTTTAATAATCCCACGGGAGGTTTTTATTTGAATTATCTAACTACAGTATTAGTGATACTACCTATGGGTAATCCTGTGCTTGTAGGAGGTGTAAAGGAAGAAAAGGAGCAAAGTTGGGCAGACTTAGTGAATGCTTTAATGTTTATGGGGCTTAGTAAAGCAGCAGGCTTCTTAGGAAAAAAAGCATTAAAGATAACAGGAAAACTTCTTACCAAAACCTTAAGTAAAATAGAGGGGAAATTTCCTAAGTTTAAGAAGTTCAGAGATGCAGTACAGCCTACAATATGTAAGTATTTAGGAGAACCTGTAGATGCCGCTAGTGGTCATATGACTAGTTATATTGCTGGTTTTGAATTACCAGGCGTAATTCCATTTAAATGGGAGGCTAACTACTATAGTGACAGTGAATATGAAGGGCCGCTGGGCAAGAGTATTTATCACAGTTATGACATGAGTCTTCAAATAGAACAAGAGGATCAGTGTGTGATTATGAGTGATACAGCAGGTCGTCCTGTTGTCTTTCCGATGTTAAAACCAGGCGAGCGTTTCTTTAATCCAAAAGAAAAATACGAGTTACATTGCGATGAGAATGGCAAGTATTATGTATCAGATAAGGAAGGACTGTATTACTACTTCGAGGCTAATTCTTCTATTGCTCCAAGTATCCGACAGCTAAGTAAAATTGTCAATAGAGATGGGGCATCTATTGTATTTACATATTCAAAAGATGGGCATCTTTTAGAGATACGCGATAGTATGTACCGGGTGATTAAGGTTAGTACAGACAATAAAGGATGTATTGAGTCTATGAGTATAGATCATCCCGATCTAGTAGATGTTAGTTTTACCCCAGTAAGGTATCAGTATGATAATAGGGGGCGTATGACGCGTTTTTACGATGCTCAGAATAGCTACAATGAACTTAGTTGGGAAAGACATCTAATAAAAAGTAGAAAATTTAACAACGGAGTTGTATTTAGTTTTGAATACGACAAACAAGATAGATGTACTGCGGCTGTTAACTCAGCAGGACTATTTAGTTATTATTTTGCCTATTATAAGGGGTATACAGAAGTAACCAATAGTATTGGTTCAATAAGCACGTATTATCATAAAAAAGGCATAGTTAATAGGATTGTAAATAGCTTATCCGCTGAGCAGTTATTTGTTTATGATGACGCAGATAACTTATTAGTACAGGTAAATGAACAAGGCATCTCCACTAGCTATGTGTATGATGAGCGTTCTAATGTGGTAAGTATAGAGCAGTCCTCTAGAGGAAAGGTATCTTTAGAGTATAACGATTTAGATCAACCTATAGTAATAAAGCTTCCCACTGGTATTGTTTGGTTATATGAATATAATCAAACAGGTAAACTAATTAAGAAGACTAATCCTTTAGGTAAACAGGTGCTTTACCACTATATGGAAGATGGTCAGATAGCTGGAGTCAGAAATGTACTTGGACAAGACACCTATTTTAATTATCACAAGGGTGAATTAGTCAGAATTATATTACCCAATGGAGGGAGTATTAACTACCAATATGACAGGTTAGGTCGATGTACAGAGATACAGAGTCCTACAGGGGCGCAGTATTTTAGAGAATATGATTTACTGGGTCAAGTAATCAAGGTTAGTAATCAAGGTGGCGAGGCTACAGAGATTAAGTATGACAGTATGGGTAATGCTGTGGTTGTTAAGGATGCTAAGAGATATGTATCTATGGAGTACAACTTCTTTGGAGATGTAACCGTGCGTAGTGAAAACAAATCACAAGTTCGTTTTACCTATGACTTAGAGGGTAACCTTACACAGGTATTAAACGAGAACTACGAGAGCTATATCTTTGATCTAGACTCAGAGGGTAATGTTATAAAAGAAACGGGCTTTGATGGTATTGTACATCGCTATGAGCGTGACCACACAGGCAGAGTTAGACAGAAGATCAAGGCTAATGGACATATAGATACTTACTCATATAACAGCGCAGGTAACCTGACAACTATCTTACATCAAGCAGATCAGAGTTATCAGGAATTTGACTATGACATCACAGGAGCACTAATCAAGGCAAATAACAAAGATGCTAAGGTTAGCTTTAGATATGATGTGATGGGCAATCTTGTAGAAGAGAAAAGCAATGATCACTGGATCCGAAATGAGTATAACGATTATGGTCAGCGCACTAAGACCACTAGTAGCCTAGGAGCAGATATAGATCTTAGTTATGATCCATTAAAGGGACTGCTAGACAAGCTAGAGGTTAATGGATGGTCTAGTAGCTATGAGTACAACTACTTAGGACAGGAAATTAATAGAGCCTTTTCTGGAGGAATTGCCCAGGAGAGTAGTTATGATAAGTTTGGCAGGCTGATTCGTCAGGATATCAAAGGCAAGCATGGTAAGAATCAGCGCCAGAGACAGTACCTTTGGCATGGAGATACCCTTGCGGGTATAAAGGATAGTGTTACAGGTGAGAAACGCTTTAACCATGATATCTATGGCAATCTCTCAGAGGTAATCTATGGAGATGGCAGTGTAGAATACAGACCCTTTGACTTAGTTGGGAATCTCTACCAGAGCAAACAGATGAAAGACCGCAAGTATGAGAAAGGTGGACGTCTTATTAGCAAGGGAAATACGAAGTATAAGTATGATAAGCTGGGTAATCTGATAGAAAAACAACTCTCTAGAGGAGAGATTTGGCAATACCAATGGGATGAATCAGGTATGCTAAGTGAGGTAATACGCCCTGATGGGCATAGCGTATGCTTTGCTTATGACGCCCTAGGTAGACGACTGTATAAGCGATATAAGAAGACTACTACACATTATGTATGGGATGGGAATGTACCACTTCATGAGTATAAAAACTTCGATGCTCGAGAGGCTACAGCAGATGAGATTATCACTTGGGTATTTGAAGAGGGCAACTTCGCTCCTATGGCTAAGATCAAGGGAGATAAGCGATACAGTATTGTGACAGATCACCTTGGTACTCCTATACTAGGCTATAGTGATAGTGGAGATAAAGTGTGGGAACGAGAGTTGGACTCATTCGGAAAAGCGAGAATGAGTATTGGAGATGAAGGATTTTGTAATTATCTTTATCAAGGTCAGACACTGGATAGAGAGACTGGACTGGCGTATAACCGTTTTAGGTATTACAGTCCTGAGGATGGGAATTATATCAGTCAAGACCCGATAGGTCTAGCAGGTGGTAATCCAACACTATATGGATATGTGGGGGATAGTAGTTTATGGATTGATCCGTTTGGATTAGCGGCTTGTCATGATAGTGGAAAAGCAGGAGAAAAAGCTGCAAGAAAACAGTTGACAGCAGAAGGATATACAATATTAGGTGAGCAAGTAACAATGAAAGTTAATGGGAAAAATATAAGAGCAGATTTTGTTGCCATAGATCCTAGTGGAAATATACATGTATTTGAAGCCAAAAATGGAAGTGGAGGACTAACTACAAATCAAGGAAATGCAGGAGTGTATAATATGAATACTCCATCGAATCCAAATGGAGGAAATATTGATGTGAGCAAAGGTACTCAAGCACAACTTGAAGTAAACACTAATAATAGACCTCGTGTTGGTAATAAAACAGATGTTAAATCGGCTACTTTTCATGTGTTAAAATATAATGAGTCTTATTAA
- a CDS encoding RHS repeat-associated core domain-containing protein produces MRYNKSDPSGHMTSYIAGFELPGVIPFKGEANYYSDSEYEGPLGKSIYHSYDMSLQIEQEDQCVIMSDTAGRPVVFPMLKPGERFFNPKEKYELHCDENGKYYVSDKEGLYYYFEANSSIVPSIRQLSKIVNRDGASIVFTYSKDGHLLEIRDSMYRVIKVSTDNKGCIESMSIDHPDLVDVSFTPVRYQYDNRGRMTRFYDAQNIYNELSWERHLIKSRKFNNGVVFSFEYDKQDRCTAAVNSAGLFSYYFAYYKGYTEVTNSIGSISTYYHKKGIVNRIVNSLSAEQLFVYDDADNLLVQVNEQGISTSYVYDERSNVVSIEQSSRGKVSLEYNDLDQPIEIKLPTGIVWLYEYNQTGKLIKKTNPLGKQVLYHYMEDGQIAGVRNVLGQDTYFNYHKGELVRIILPNGGSINYHYDKLGRCTEIQSPTGGQYFREYDLLGQVIKVSDQGGEATEIKYDSMGNAVVVKDAKRYVSMEYNFFGDVTVRSENKSQVRFTYDLEGNLTQVLNENYESYIFDLDSEGNVIKETGFDGIVHRYERDHTGRVRQKIKANGHIDTYSYNSAGNLTTILHQADQSYQEFDYDITGALIKANNKDAKVSFSYDVMGNLVEEKSNNHWIRNEYNDYGQRTKTTSSLGADIDLSYDPLKGLLDKLEVNGWSSSYEYNYLGQEINRAFSGGIAQESSYDKFGRLIRQDIKGKQGKSQRHRQYLWHGDTLAGIKDSVTGEKRFNHDIYGNLSEVIYGDGSVEYRPFDLVGNLYQSKQMKDRKYEKGGRLISKGNTKYKYDKLGNLIEKQLSRGESWQYQWDESGMLSEVIRPDGDSVEFAYDALGRRLYKRYKKTTTHYVWDGNVPLHEYKNFDAREATADEIITWVFEEGNFAPMAKIKGDKRYSIVTDHLGTPILGYSDSGDKVWERELDSFGKARMSIGDEGFCNYLYQGQTLDRETGLAYNRFRYYDPDDGNYISQDPIGLAGGNPTLYGYVHDPSSWLDVFGLACTNTIDPHGNSKNSKNDQHGYVIFNEKTGDILEYGISGQKLNLNGSSPRVKQKIRTKYGNNPDIKGKVLREKIKGSSGKTNKTARQNALNWEQGKVNSYSHSKQKQGLSNVPSGPPNQIKPIPEM; encoded by the coding sequence ATGCGATACAATAAATCAGACCCTAGTGGTCATATGACTAGTTATATTGCTGGTTTTGAATTACCAGGAGTAATCCCATTTAAAGGGGAGGCTAATTACTATAGTGACAGTGAATATGAAGGGCCGCTGGGCAAGAGTATTTATCACAGTTATGACATGAGTCTTCAAATAGAACAAGAGGATCAGTGTGTGATTATGAGTGATACAGCAGGTCGTCCTGTTGTCTTTCCGATGTTAAAACCAGGCGAGCGTTTCTTTAATCCAAAAGAAAAATACGAGTTACATTGCGATGAGAATGGCAAGTATTATGTATCAGATAAGGAAGGACTGTATTACTACTTTGAGGCTAACTCTTCTATTGTCCCAAGTATCCGACAGCTAAGTAAAATTGTCAATAGAGATGGGGCATCTATTGTATTTACATATTCAAAAGACGGGCATCTTTTAGAGATACGCGATAGTATGTACCGGGTGATTAAGGTTAGTACAGACAATAAAGGATGTATTGAGTCTATGAGTATAGATCATCCCGATCTAGTAGATGTTAGTTTTACCCCAGTAAGGTATCAGTATGATAATAGGGGGCGTATGACGCGTTTTTATGATGCTCAGAATATTTACAATGAACTTAGTTGGGAAAGACATCTAATAAAAAGTAGAAAATTTAACAACGGAGTTGTATTTAGTTTTGAATACGACAAACAAGATAGATGTACTGCGGCTGTTAACTCAGCAGGACTATTTAGTTATTATTTTGCCTATTATAAGGGGTATACAGAAGTAACCAATAGTATTGGTTCAATAAGCACGTATTATCATAAAAAAGGCATAGTTAATAGGATTGTAAATAGCTTATCCGCTGAGCAGTTATTTGTTTATGATGACGCAGATAACTTATTAGTACAGGTAAATGAACAAGGCATCTCCACTAGCTATGTGTATGATGAGCGTTCTAATGTGGTAAGTATAGAGCAGTCCTCTAGAGGAAAGGTATCTTTAGAGTATAATGATTTAGATCAACCTATAGAAATAAAGCTTCCCACTGGTATTGTTTGGTTATATGAATATAATCAAACAGGTAAACTAATTAAGAAGACAAATCCTTTAGGTAAACAGGTGCTTTACCACTATATGGAAGATGGTCAGATAGCTGGAGTCAGAAATGTACTTGGACAAGACACCTACTTTAATTATCACAAGGGTGAATTAGTCAGAATTATATTACCCAATGGAGGGAGTATTAACTACCACTATGACAAGTTAGGTCGATGTACAGAGATACAGAGTCCTACAGGGGGGCAGTATTTTAGGGAATATGATTTACTGGGTCAAGTAATCAAGGTTAGTGATCAAGGTGGCGAGGCTACAGAGATTAAGTATGACAGTATGGGTAATGCTGTGGTTGTTAAGGATGCTAAGAGATATGTATCTATGGAGTACAACTTCTTTGGAGATGTAACTGTGCGTAGTGAAAACAAATCACAAGTTCGTTTTACCTATGACTTAGAGGGTAACCTTACACAGGTATTAAACGAGAACTACGAGAGCTATATCTTTGATCTAGACTCAGAGGGTAATGTTATAAAAGAAACGGGCTTTGATGGTATTGTACATCGCTATGAGCGTGACCACACAGGCAGAGTTAGACAGAAGATCAAGGCTAATGGACATATAGATACTTACTCATATAACAGCGCAGGTAACCTGACAACTATCTTACATCAAGCAGATCAGAGTTATCAGGAGTTTGACTATGACATCACAGGAGCGCTAATCAAGGCAAATAACAAGGATGCTAAGGTTAGCTTTAGCTATGATGTGATGGGTAATCTTGTAGAAGAGAAAAGCAATAATCACTGGATTCGTAATGAGTATAACGACTACGGTCAGCGCACTAAGACCACTAGTAGTCTAGGAGCAGATATAGATCTTAGTTATGATCCATTAAAGGGACTGCTAGACAAGCTAGAGGTTAATGGATGGTCTAGTAGCTATGAGTACAACTACTTAGGACAGGAAATTAATAGAGCCTTTTCTGGAGGAATTGCCCAGGAGAGTAGTTATGATAAGTTTGGCAGGCTGATTCGTCAGGATATCAAAGGCAAGCAAGGCAAGTCACAGCGTCATAGACAGTACCTATGGCATGGAGATACCCTAGCAGGTATAAAGGATAGTGTTACAGGTGAGAAACGCTTTAACCACGATATCTATGGCAATCTCTCAGAGGTAATCTATGGAGATGGCAGTGTAGAATACAGACCCTTTGACTTAGTAGGGAATCTCTACCAGAGTAAACAGATGAAAGACCGAAAGTATGAGAAAGGTGGACGTCTTATTAGCAAGGGAAATACGAAGTATAAGTATGATAAGCTGGGTAATCTGATAGAAAAACAACTCTCTAGAGGGGAGAGTTGGCAATACCAATGGGATGAATCAGGTATGCTAAGTGAGGTGATACGCCCTGATGGGGATAGCGTAGAGTTCGCTTATGACGCCCTAGGTAGACGACTGTATAAGCGATATAAGAAGACTACTACACATTATGTATGGGATGGGAATGTACCACTTCATGAGTATAAAAACTTCGATGCTCGAGAGGCTACAGCAGATGAGATTATCACTTGGGTATTTGAAGAGGGCAACTTCGCTCCTATGGCTAAGATCAAGGGAGATAAGCGATACAGTATTGTGACAGATCACCTTGGTACTCCTATACTAGGCTATAGTGATAGCGGAGATAAAGTGTGGGAGCGTGAATTAGACTCGTTTGGAAAAGCGAGAATGAGTATTGGAGATGAAGGATTTTGTAATTACCTTTATCAAGGTCAGACACTGGATAGAGAGACAGGGCTAGCGTATAATCGTTTTAGGTATTATGACCCTGATGATGGGAATTATATCAGTCAAGACCCGATAGGTCTTGCTGGTGGTAATCCTACATTGTATGGGTATGTGCATGATCCGAGTAGTTGGTTGGATGTGTTTGGGTTGGCATGTACTAATACTATTGACCCGCATGGTAATTCAAAAAACAGTAAGAATGATCAACATGGATATGTGATTTTTAACGAAAAAACAGGAGATATTTTAGAATATGGTATTAGTGGTCAAAAGTTAAATCTCAATGGATCATCTCCAAGAGTAAAACAAAAAATACGAACAAAATATGGCAATAATCCAGATATAAAAGGAAAAGTACTAAGAGAAAAAATAAAAGGAAGTTCAGGAAAAACAAATAAAACAGCTAGACAAAATGCTCTTAACTGGGAACAAGGAAAAGTAAATTCATACAGTCATTCAAAGCAAAAACAAGGTTTGTCAAATGTTCCAAGTGGTCCTCCAAATCAGATTAAACCAATTCCAGAAATGTAA
- a CDS encoding DNA-processing protein DprA yields the protein MEIAFIDHGKEMDFVNTYSPFEEMAAYEAIWSKDRSINYQKLAAMLINKNVLPSELISEEFVLEAKDRLKKRFYKESSFDFDFILSKSFDYPQKLKDAKEPIEVLYYQGCIDLINSRSIAIVGSRKPSEEGLRRASKLARLLIKNGFTIISGLAEGIDTVAHQTAIENNGNTIAVIGTPLDEYYPKKNEELQKYIAKNFLLVSQVPFLRYSEQTYRGNRLFFPERNKTMSAISEATIIVEASDTSGTLIQAKAALEQGRKLFILQSCFENTAISWPSKFEKLGATRVNDFGDIMQNLSTHE from the coding sequence ATGGAGATTGCTTTTATTGATCACGGAAAAGAAATGGATTTTGTTAATACTTATTCACCATTTGAAGAAATGGCAGCATATGAAGCAATATGGTCAAAGGATCGAAGTATTAATTATCAGAAATTAGCAGCAATGTTGATTAATAAGAATGTATTACCTTCTGAATTAATTTCAGAAGAATTTGTTTTAGAGGCAAAAGATAGATTGAAAAAACGATTTTATAAAGAATCAAGTTTTGATTTTGATTTTATCTTAAGTAAGTCTTTTGATTATCCACAAAAATTGAAAGATGCTAAAGAACCTATAGAAGTACTTTATTATCAAGGATGTATTGATTTAATAAACAGTAGATCTATAGCTATTGTAGGATCAAGAAAACCATCAGAGGAAGGACTAAGAAGAGCAAGTAAATTAGCACGTCTTTTAATAAAAAATGGATTTACCATTATATCAGGATTAGCAGAAGGAATAGATACAGTAGCTCATCAAACTGCAATAGAAAATAATGGTAATACTATTGCTGTGATAGGTACTCCTTTAGATGAATATTACCCAAAGAAGAATGAAGAATTACAAAAATATATAGCTAAAAACTTCTTATTAGTAAGTCAAGTCCCTTTTCTAAGATATTCCGAACAAACATATCGTGGTAATAGACTGTTTTTTCCAGAGCGAAATAAGACAATGTCAGCAATTTCTGAAGCTACTATAATTGTAGAAGCGAGTGATACTTCTGGCACTTTAATTCAAGCAAAAGCAGCACTTGAACAAGGAAGAAAGCTATTCATTCTCCAGAGTTGTTTTGAGAATACTGCTATTTCATGGCCAAGTAAGTTTGAAAAATTAGGTGCTACTAGAGTAAATGATTTTGGTGATATAATGCAAAATTTAAGTACTCATGAATAG
- a CDS encoding LuxR C-terminal-related transcriptional regulator, giving the protein MDNRIDKLRDIWDDIPRGLTESIDLFEQDLINRYMDVFHFGDYFYLIFNTLKAEVEYVSPNIKKVLGYNADAFFLEQIISNIHPEDLPYFYHYEQSAVRFFMGLSQELIFKYKFAYDYRFKTQDGSYKRIQQQIVPLFYFPEGGARTLGIFTDLTHLNITGIPKLSFIGMQDAPSYYNVHLTQEFTIANKLFTAKEQEILHYMVQGKKSEEIALLLERSIFTIRNHRKNILQKSGCMNLQELLVKSIREGWV; this is encoded by the coding sequence ATGGATAATAGAATAGATAAATTACGCGATATTTGGGATGATATTCCCAGGGGCTTAACCGAGTCAATCGATCTTTTTGAACAAGATCTGATTAATCGTTATATGGATGTATTTCACTTTGGTGATTATTTTTATTTAATTTTCAATACTCTAAAAGCAGAAGTAGAGTATGTAAGTCCCAATATTAAAAAAGTACTGGGATATAATGCAGATGCGTTTTTCCTAGAACAGATAATTAGTAATATTCACCCTGAGGATTTACCTTATTTTTATCATTACGAACAAAGTGCGGTTCGCTTTTTCATGGGACTGTCTCAAGAACTAATCTTTAAATATAAATTTGCTTATGATTATCGATTTAAAACGCAAGATGGAAGTTATAAGCGCATTCAACAACAAATCGTACCTCTTTTTTATTTTCCTGAGGGTGGTGCGCGCACATTGGGCATTTTCACCGATCTAACGCATTTAAATATAACGGGAATTCCTAAATTATCTTTTATTGGTATGCAAGATGCTCCTTCTTACTACAATGTCCATTTAACACAAGAGTTCACTATTGCAAACAAACTCTTTACTGCCAAAGAACAGGAAATACTACATTATATGGTACAAGGCAAAAAAAGTGAAGAAATTGCCTTGCTATTAGAGCGAAGTATTTTTACAATCCGCAACCACCGCAAGAATATCTTGCAAAAATCAGGCTGTATGAATTTACAAGAATTGCTAGTTAAATCAATCCGAGAAGGTTGGGTGTAA